The DNA window CCGTTCCCGCTCGACACCTTCCTTCGTGCTGCTGTGGCTGCCTCCCCGTGAAAGAATTGGCGCCAGGTTGCAAGATGTGGAACCCCGGCGTGAAGGGATGCCGACGATTTCGACTACGTCGTTTTGAGGCAGCTGAGTCGCGCCATCACCGATAGCCTCTGGACAGACGGGAGAAGCAACACGCCTCATAGAGCCGCTTGCTTGATGGCGTGGCGGTTGTCAGTAGTGCGCCAACGCGATCCGTAGGGCCACAGGAACACCACACTTTCAGGCCTGTCGGTGTGTGGCGCAAAGAAAGTTTCACGGCTGCAGACCCGCTCAGCGGCTATCGTCCGTGTCTTCGCCAGTTACCTATTAATCTCCACGTGTGCGTTCCCCTCGAATGCCTTTCGAGGTCTAACACACGATATATATTCCCGCATATGCGCATTTCTTTTGTGTGGGACGTGGGCGTCCCAGGAGAGGTTTGGGCAAGGCGTAACCGGCGCATGGGCACATGCAAGGCTGACAGGCATGCCTCGATTTCGTGCACcgccacacacgcacaccCGCAAGCGCTAGAAAGCGAGCAAGCCGTGTTTGTCGCACTACATGCGTCCACACGCAGGCTGCACATGCTGCGAACAacgccgcctctctgtcgTGTGGCACTTGCCCGGGTTGCTCGCGCCGGCCTGGAGCAGAGGGTTGGCGTCTAAATCCTGAATCCAGTGGCTCTGGACTGCAGGGCGTTCGCCACGGTCGTTCAGCATAGCCAGGTCGGCGCCCCAGTAAAGAAGTTTACGCACGAGGCTACCTCGTTgccccgccgcagcagcgtggAGACACGAGTCACCTCCGGAGCCGCGCTGGTTCACGAGGGACTGGGCCTCGAGGGGTTTCGAGATACAATAGTGGTCGAAAAACTCATCCCAGAAGGGCTCCTGGTCGAACGATTCCGGCTGCCTTGATGCAGCAAGAACCGCAGAGTCGCCAGCTGCATCCGTGGCACCGGGGTCCATGCCAGAGCGGAGGAAGTCGACGGCCTGACACAGATGCATTCAGTTCAGAGGGTAGAACACTCGACACGCGTGTCTTTTTGCTTCGTTGCGCCAGCTCAGCTTTTAAACTGCCTTGATCGCGCAAGGCCATTTCCCAAGATGACGCTGCATGGTAATAAGAGGCCCGCGTCTCTTGAAAAAGGTTTGACAGACCCACGCGCGGTGAAGCTGCACTGAAATCGAGACTCGGTTTGTCTCTAGAGGTCTTTTTCAGTCGCGCTCGGGTCAGCCTTTCTCCGGTTCGGGTTCCAGCGCCCCGGCGAAATCGGAAGGTCTTACCGAGCCACATACCAACGTGGCGTTCACGTGTTTACGACGGGAGACTGACCTGATCGTAGTCATGGTGTCTTACGGCGAAGGTGAAAGCCGTGTCGCCTCCGACATCGCGAGTATACTGATCCGCCCCCCGAGATAGCAAATACTCGATGCACTTTCCTCGAGCGTTGAAAATGGGTGTCTGGTCTTGTGTGCCTGCGCAGAAGGCCACGGCACATTCGCGAGTACGAAGCTAAGCGTCCTCTGTTTTACCGTTCACGGATAGTCTGTAGCGCGAGAGTTTGCCTCCTCTATACAACAAACATATGCAGACTAATAGCCCCGATACTGAAAAACGCGTGACAGGGAACACAGCCCTGACTGTGCCACGAGTGACCGACCTCGTTTTCCACGCCGCTTCCCCCGTGGCGAAAGCCTAGTTTCCTTGGGAACAACTGAACGAAATTACGCCGTGCCGGGAAGACTGGAATAGAGTGGCCATGCTAACTAACTAGCGCATGACAGCAACCCGAAATGCGTGGATGTTCGTGGTATCGCGCGTGTGCTGCTGCGAGGGAAAGTGAGACGGTCAGTTGACCCGTACCAGAGCTGCGGGATGCCTCGTGTCATTCATTCTACAAGGAGAGCAGTATTTTTGTGATACTAATTTGGAGACTAACCTGAGCTGCGTAAATTTACATCACACCCAAGCGTCTCGACAAGATAGATGAGACACTTTTCAGAGAAagctgcggcgtgcgcaATGATTGAATGACATCCAGATATCTCGACTTCCACgggacgcggaggctgaggctTGTCGTCTTCATGTTGTTCGTTTGGACTACTTTGTTCTACGCACCCATTTCCCGGTGCTGCCAGCTCCAGAGACTGCAGTAAAAACGTGGGTACCGAGGCGCAACCAGGGAGGGAGGATTGAGGTTGGAGCACCTGATCTAGGCTGCGACTGGAGGATTTCCGAAACTTCACGCAAGTGTGCTGCATATGAGAAGAACTACCCGCACCTCCGCACGCTTAGAGTTCGACATTCAGATTTGATACATCCGGCTTGCTGTGTAGTAATTCCACATGCGCTGACAAAGTAAACCCGTCCAGGCTGGCGTATCAGTGAAGGCTCCTCCGTGGGTCGAGTACCATCACCGGCAACTGCCAGGTGTAAGCATTGCTTCTTGCCTTCTGTAGGCACTCGTAAAGCGAAGGCCTTACGGATTCCGCTCAACTCGCTCTATAACGAGTGGAAGACCTCTATTTAATACCAGTAAGTCCCAGGTCGTGCACACCGAGTATCCGGCGTACCTTTACAAAGCCTTCAAAATCGTCGCCGCGAATGCTTTCAAATACGCTGCCCCACTGCTCTGCAGAGGTACTCTCCGGTGTGACGTAAAAGGCGTGCCGCCTATGAGCGCCCAGGTAGTCTTCAGTTTCAGCTGCCATTTTGCAGCCTCTTCTTTCCCACGGCCCCCTTAGTGCCTTCCGAAAGCATCAACCCTCCAAAAGAGAGTATTCACACAAAAGCTGAAACACCCGCGTCGTACGCCGATATTCCAAGAGCAGTGGAGTGGCTAGTTTACTAAAGACTCTGTAAAAAACTCGAGGGGTTTTCTGGAGTGCCATTGGCATTTTTGGGTGGGTATTCCGCCTTTTACAACCGCAAAGCAGCAAATGTGACTTACATGAACTCGATGGTTTCTGTTTCCGAGAACCCAGGGGACACAGTATTAACTGTGTATCCCTTTTGAAGGTGCTGCCGAGCGTCGCTTGGTCGTGGTGACACAGGGAACGATGAAAGACTTGCCCAGAAAAAGACAGAGCACGCAATCGAAACTTCCACCAATACGAAGGTTCGTGGGAATGCCAAGGGAATCTCGCGAAAGAGCGCGCGTTGTACGCTATGCCATATCCACGCATACTCTGTGGACAAAGAAGAGGCTCAAAGTACAGCGCCTTCCACACAGCTCGATGCTAAAGCAATTGTTTTGCGTCAAGCATGCACGAGACAAAGGTCCCCTCGCCTATACATACCTCGAATGAAAAAGACACAGCTGAAAACAAATTTCGGAAGACCCGATAGCTTCGTAGGGCGAAACTTGAATGGTCATCAGACAGTAGTCGGGAAATCAACCTTTCAGAGCTCTGAAGCCAAGTTCCGCTCAACTAGGAttgcgccgcggagcgcgcgaTCCGCTGGCGAAGCACCGCTTCAAGCCGGTCTGCCCTTCGGGAAAACCGGCAAGGAAAATATCCACGCCACTCAGCAAGCCGGTTTACACGAATATAAAAACGAAGCACGCACCCGCACATGGCCGAGACAGCAGTGGGCGGGAAATACTAGATCCCGTATATTTTTGATATCCTCTCGGGGCGCTCAGCGGAACTCTAGCATGAGAAAAAGGGCACATCTGAAAGGCGTCCCTGAACTGTTTGACGGACTTGCTCCTAGCAGAATATCGAAACAGACagtgtctccctctctcagTTTGCCGATACACTCCTCTTCGgtcctgcttcttcgtctcggaACAAGGGGCCGGTAGGCACCGTACCTGTTTTCCACAGGTAGACTGCAATAATTCTAATGGACGTAAGTATTTGCCTAACCTTCACGCGCCCATGGGTCTTTTGCGTGTGGGCAGAAGTTGCGAATAACCGACACAGTTTTGTGTTCTGGGAAAAGATGCCGTGGGAAAACTGTCCGGGAAACAAAGCGAACAACTTTTCGAAACATGTCCCGGATGGCAGTCCCACCGGGCAGTCGGCATTGCTAATCCAGTACTCAGCTTTACACGCACAACGCCGACTATAATTCCCCTTTCGAGTCCACCTCACAGGCAAAACTCTGAACCTCAAGAACAATCTATGTTTGCCTAGCACGGCGCGTTACTTCTGAGGCTCTTCTACTCAGGCCGGGAAGCTGGGACGTTGACGTATCGAGAATGCATTTCCTCACGTAAGTAAACGCCTCCTACACCATATGGGAATACTAGACAATACGAATCAGGGTGCGGTCCTTTGAACTAGCGTGTGAACGGCGTCTCCATATACTGGAAATATATAAGCTGCTAGGTATGCCAGATACGGCACTCACATTTTCGTCACGGGCGTAGGAAATCTTCCACGTAGTATCCAAAAAACTGCTCAAGTTCTTGCCCTGGTCATTCCGGCATCCGAGCGCGCTCAGTGGTGCATCCATCCGCAGGCCAGCATTGTACCGAAAGCAAGCACCTGACCGACTGGCCTTCAGACTGAAGACGGCTCTTCCACGAGGGCTGTCGCTTCATGGCAGGGCAAGATCCAGGAAACGCCTTCAAAGTTGCCACACTGCGGAAGTAGCTGACAGAAAATTTGGTGTTCTGCGACTGCAGAACACTCCAGCTCGTGATGTGTTTTTACAGCGAAACTGTATAACAGAAAATATATGAAGTTGAAATATGCAGAAACATGCGTGAGCGCCGTTACTTTTCGTGTGCGTTGGCGGCCACGACAGAGCCGGCTGCGACCCCGTGATCTGGCCTCTAGAAGTGTCTCCATTCTCTAcattcgccgccgcggcgagggaaAACTGCTCTGACGTTGGCTGCTAAGCATGACAGCAGCTTCCTCGTGAGACGTTTTCTACATATTCATATTGCACCCATTTCCCTTGTAATCACACTGCAAGGCACGGCGCTGTGCTCCTGAACAAGCACGATGACCAGGGATAAGGGAAACGCGCAAGGTGTCGACAGCGACAAGAAGCGATAACCCTGGAAACCGCTCAAAGCTGAGCACTGACGCTAAGATGACGGAGTAACCTGACAAAAAATTGAAAAGCTGAGTGTCGGTTTTAGACCACAGCACGTCTCACATGCCACGACAGAGGCCGAAGCGATATCTCACGCGGGGACACATTGCGCCCATGGCTCATCGAAGCGACGAATGTTCCCTTATACGCAAAAAAGACAATTTACAACTACAAAGAGGAGGCATATCCCACACGAAAGGGGCTATCACCGCAGTGTGGGACGACTCTCCGTGGAGCTTCTAGTCCTGCAAAGCAAGGACCTTCCCGGACATCCACGAATGCTACACGCAAAACACATACCGGCAGTCCGCCCGGGGGGGCATGCAGCCGTTTGGAATTTCGGGACGCACGAGCGAGACACAGTTGCCTCTACTTTGGTACCATCATTTCCAGCACCCGGTCACTGTACAAGCGGAATGACTGAGACAACTATGACAGCACCAAGATACGATTTGTCAACTGGCCGCTTGTCCGCTAACAAAGGCAAAGGGTTCGGTATGGAGAGTGCGATTGAGGAAGAAGCATGTGCATGTGTATCCCTCTCCGGCGGAAACTAGCCTTGACTGCTTTTTGGTGTCCACCCAGGTAGCCATTCCCTCTTGGAAGCACTTTATACAAGTGTGCCCCTCTGAAGAAAAACACGGGATGGAGCCACGTGGCACCAGAAAAAACGCATGCACAAATCCTCGTCTGCAAAGGACATCCTTGTTACTGCGTTTTCCGGCAACGGGAGGAACACCGTGACACCGGCTCTTACGATTCCAATGTCACGGGGAGCCAGAAAGTTTCTGTGTTCGTTCGGACCGCCCACCGTATGACACCGTACAATCCCGCCGCGCAAGAAGCGGGACGGCCTTCACCCCCATTGAGCGCCGGGTTTGTGTCCCCTTCTTCCCTTCACCTCTATTTTCTATCACTAGTCGCGCGATGCTGTTAAGCCCCCACTCGCCGCAGTTATTTGCCTGAAGGGCGGGGGACGCCTTAGTTTGGCACATACAGTTTCAGTCTTGTCCTCGCGTCGCACGGCAGCTGGACTGGGGAACTGCGCTATGCACGCTGGAGCTGCTTTATCTCATTCTTCGCGTGTTCATCCCAAACTTGTTCAGATCTTCTGGTGTAAGCCCGTCAAGTGCTTTGGCTATCTCCCAGGCTGAGGGCCTATCACGGGGTGACAACGCGAAACAGCGCTCCAAGAGTTCTTTTGCGGCCGGGTGGAACCACCCAGGTACGGATGGCCGCAATTTCTTACACATGATTGCGTCAATCACGCCTGAAACAAAACATAAAAAACACATCAGGACATGCCTTGATGCTGCAGCTCTAGTGAATGTGCGAAGGCTTCGGTTGTCTGCTGAACACGAAATAGCGATCATTCTGTGCCGCACAACTAAACGACATTCCAACCACATTCTGACACGACGAACTCGCTTTACCACGCCCGGTATCAGCCTTATGCACGCCACTCAACGATATACACATAAATATCGACAGCAGCGGAAACGGCCGTTCTTAACGATGCCGAGGACAGCCTGCAGACCCGTTTTCCCAGCTCTCACCTTCATTGGAGTGAATTTCTTCAAAGGGTATCGGACCGCCAAAGATTTCAATTAGACAGCACGCGAGGCCCCAAATATCTGCCTTCTCATCGATCAGCGCTCCCACGGCGAAGCACTCCGGTGCCATGTATCTCGGTGAGCCTCCGTTATCATCCAAGAGGAGTTTGCCGCTTGCCTCCAATTTGCGTGTCTTCCCGAAGTCGCACAACTTCAGTCCGTTCTGCACGCAGACAGCGCCTCTGGAAAGTTTCTCGATGGATACCGCAGAGTGCACGGGGGAATCACTGCTGCGAAGGCATTCACGCCGAAGGCAGATACGATTCATTTTCAGTTTACTGCCCACGGCCTAGGATAGCTGCCTGTGGTACATGCATAGCTAGGCGTCTTCTGAGTCGCCCCCGAGCTTGTCCACCGCTTCCTCCAGCCAGCAAGACGGATGCGGTTCCACAAAGGAGACGCCATAAGCCCCAAACCCTAAACAACGATGGCGACATTATGCTCTGCCGGCCACTGCTGAACACCACTCCGTTTTTCCGCTGGTGTCGGGAACTGCTCCATGATCTCACCTCTTCATGAAAGATGAGATTCGCTGTTTTCAAGTCTCTGTGGACAAGTTTCTTTTCGTGGTGCATGTAGTGGACGGCTTGGACGAGCTGTCGGCAAAGGTGAAGGCGCCGGTCCGCTCCGACAAACACCTTGTTCTCATAGAGAAGGTCGAAAAGACTTCTTCCCGGAAGGTACTCCATGACAATCCCGACACACGCTTTGTCAAGGCAGACACCTAGATACTTTACGATGTACGGATGCGTACTCATCGATCGGAACGAGTTCATTTCGCGCGCAATCGACCTCAACGCCTCCTGACTCAACGCACCATGCGCCTGTTTCACTGCCACAATTCGGCCTTGCCATTTCG is part of the Besnoitia besnoiti strain Bb-Ger1 chromosome XII, whole genome shotgun sequence genome and encodes:
- a CDS encoding hypothetical protein (encoded by transcript BESB_023260); this translates as MTTIRSVSRRKHVNATLVCGSAVDFLRSGMDPGATDAAGDSAVLAASRQPESFDQEPFWDEFFDHYCISKPLEAQSLVNQRGSGGDSCLHAAAAGQRGSLVRKLLYWGADLAMLNDRGERPAVQSHWIQDLDANPLLQAGASNPGKCHTTERRRCSQHVQPACGRM
- a CDS encoding hypothetical protein (encoded by transcript BESB_023270) — protein: MAAETEDYLGAHRRHAFYVTPESTSAEQWGSVFESIRGDDFEGFVKSLELAAPGNGCVEQSSPNEQHEDDKPQPPRPVEVEISGCHSIIAHAAAFSEKCLIYLVETLGCDVNLRSSG